A segment of the Corylus avellana chromosome ca2, CavTom2PMs-1.0 genome:
AacctctccatctctctctttcaaaaCATGCATCTCGATCGTATAAAGCCTTTGATTTGATCTATAATTGTTCAACCATATTAATCCCACTAAAGAAGACTTTTATGTTCTTTGAAATCATCTAGGAATTGTGTTGCAGCCAGTACTTCTGCTCAGTAACAATGCTAGTGGTGATAATATTGGTTCCCTTAACTACCATGGTCTCCTCCTCCCCTTTCCCTCCCAGGCCCTCCTCATACTCATCAGCAAACACAACCACCACCCAATCCACTTTCATGTCTGTGGTGATTTCCCCTTGACCAGTTGGAGTTGGAgtatattttattcaaatagaGGTGGGTACTCCTCCGGTCAACCAATATATGGTTATACACACGGGTAGTGACCTTACATGGTTTCAATGTAAACCCTTTAATTGTTTTCAATCGACAGGCCTTGTATTCGACCCATTCACTTCCACTTCCTTATCAGTGGTTTCGGCCAGTACTACTGCTCAATAACAATGCTGGTGGTGATAATATTGGTTCCCTTAACTACCATGGCCTCCTCCTCCCCTTTCACTCCCAAACCCTCTTCATACTCATTAGCAAACACAACCGCCACCCAATCCACTTTCATGCCTGCGGTGATTTCCCTCCGACCTTTTGGAGCTGGAgtatattttattcaaatagaGGTGGGTACTCCTCCAATCAGCCAATATATGGTTATAGACACGGGTAGTGACCTTACATTGTTTTAGTGTAAACCCTGTAATTGTTTTCAATCGCCAGGTCTTGTATTCGACACACTCACTTCCACTTCCTTATTAGTGGTGCCTTGTGATTCTGCAGCCTGTAATCACCTCGGTTGCAACAACAGTCAGTGTCAGTACAAGGTGGACTACATGGATGGATCCTTCACGAAAGGCATGCTTGTACTCGAAAAACTCATGTTTGGAGGCATTGGTGTTCTGGATGTGTTTTTTGGGTGCATGCACTCAAATCATGGCTTGGTGACTAGAGCCGATGGCCTTCGAGGTGGGCCATTGTCATTGCTAACTCAGCTTCGGCTACATGGATTGGTTGACATCTTCAACTATTGCTTGTCGCAAGGTATGGTTTTTGGGTCACCAGGTTGGTTGAATTTCAGCCTTCCAGGTGCATTGCTACATGCGGGAACCGCATCCCCTTGCCCCCCAACCCAAACGCATCGACCTTTTATTATGTCGGCCTCTTGGGCATAGGTATTGAAGACATGCGACTGCCAATCCTGAAAACAAtctcaaaagggaaaaaaaaaaaaaaaaaaaaagggtttaggGGTGTTGGGTGGTATTAGGCTctttcaaccccaaaagctagctctaGAAGTGAACACTTATCAACTGACCACCAACCCCTTTCACAACCGATGTGgaataaccccaacaatctcctcATCACATATTGGTCCTTGGGTTGGAACAGAGTCAACCCGTTTCTCCCATAGACTGTTGAgccgagacttgttggttgaACCTGGGGTTTGATACTAGTGTTGGGTGCAATGGTGGAGCCAGAATTTTGGTTTCAGGgggtcaaaaaaaaatttttttaatgaatgaaaaaaaaaattaataattgtttaaaatatataaatgtaacctacaatttattttctaatgcCTAGagttaatttattcaattgtcTTCGGATTTGGTATCTATCACTAGGATGGTAatgagcatttttcttttttttttaggaacgATCATCTACTGacatatttgttaaaaatatctCGACACGAGCTCTTTTAGAATTTAATTGAAGCTCAATTGAACCATTGGTGTTCTTCATATCTTaagtaactacaattatatattttatacaactaaaaattgtaaaaaaattaatttaattgagaaatctaaatataaaatcttaatcaatataaaagtttaattgcgtaccttaaatttttttaaaaagagaaattgttAAAAGgaaattgatttgaattgttGAGCggcttgaagaaaaaaaaaattagcatacTGAAAAAATGACGTCAGAGTTTAGAGTTTTGTAGAAGTTTAAATTGCATTTCACAATTGTATTTTTTGCTATCAATGCCCTTTGTTTATTGCTCGGACTTTCCTTCTCGATTGAAACCTTATATACTTTaggcttttatttttaaagttgccttaattattattattattttaaaagtccccaagaggtagctcaaagCCCTTTGTTAGAAGGAGCccactatgaaaaaaaaatgaggtagcttaatcggctgggaccacacttaatgaagtggaggtcactagttcgaatccccctcccccctcttgtgcggacatgtcaaaaaaaaaaaaaattattattattattttttttttgtgtgcaaGTAACGTTgcttaagtttttttatttttttattttttatttattttattaattagttgATTTGGACTTTGGAAAGCCTTCTGGAATTTGATTTCTCAACCAAATCTACTGACGggttaaaagaaataaacagtGTGGGATGCAGGCATTAAggtttctttaggtttaggtccATAAAGAGTCAAACAGCAAAACTATAggctttttgttattattattagttcAAAATTGTAGGCTTAACgtgtggtaaaaaaaaaattcaaacaataaaaacttaataaaacgGTGTGTTTAATAAAAGGGTATCCTGTGTCAATTGTCATTGTCTTCTTCCCTTTCCTTTCCTCTGGACTAAACCCAAACGTTGAAAGGTAGAAATTATGGCAGAAAAAATTTAGAACATCCTGGTGCTTTTTGATTCGTATGCCTCTGATGTGGTTGTTGATTACCCCTGATGCATGGCTGAAGGTGGGCAACTATAAAATTTGAAGGATTTTTAACTTAGATAAGAAAAGGTTTTGGGGGTTCCGTGTTGCGAAAATTTTaataacttgcaagtgcacgaatcgtttgcggTGAAAAGATTACAAGTGggaggtcgatcccacaaaaCTTAAGTCTAAATCAATTTAATCTTAACCTAATTCCAAAAgaggtttgaattttgatttttgaaagtAAAACAAAGCATagcaaaagataaaatactaaggttgtGGAATTCACACTTACTAAATCATAGCAACACAactcatgttcatcaatattatccaaagttctcacaataaaattttaggtatgttttactttcgCTTCAAAGAGTTAATCCAAACCATCCCATATATCCATTcttttacacaaatcacaaaagaaatctaatttaaatcaaatcatcaaatgtattcgtaaatcacagtaagatatccaatttaaatcaaaacatcaattgtatccgtagaacaaatcacaggggatatccaatttttttatgaattaaaaaccaagcaaccaattatatgaaattatatcaaatcatcaaatgtatcattaaatcacaaaagatatacaAGAATCATTTCACGAATTGATtacaagtaaaacaattgaaataaaaactcaataaaattggataacATTAACTTATATGAACACAATGTTGCTCTTCATTGATGatgcttcatccccaaccttagttgataatttagctccacatgattattgaaaataaaacctaaacttaaagaaaaactaagctaaaagagagaaaagctgtggattaaaattgtctcattttcttgaaggcttagaggtctatttataaggcGTAGGAGAGTCCTAGGAGCCCTAATAATCCCAAAAAATCTTgcttcaatctcctagtcaaattaggaagcaatcttAGTATAAATtggaataagattcgtccagatttgtgttattttattgtgGGACAATTTTGGCTCGCAAACGtcaaaattaggaaaatcctatttcacagtaatttgtatcattttgagttagcttttccAATGCCACTGGTTTCACCTTATTCTGATACTTGAGtgaaaagttatgatcaaaatactaagacataataatttgcatttttttttttccttttaaagccGCAGTTTTCctttaacaacctacaaaacactaaaaacacataactaacacaaaacattagattaagACACAGTTAAatgattaacaaatgtaaattaaggagctcaaatatacaatatttggcactcatcattcTGCTCCTGGTTGGGTGGTCTTAAGCATGTCTTAACTCCAAAAGCTCGTTCAAGAGGTGAAACTTTGGGTGAAAGGTTAAAGGCATCAGGAGAAATCTAACGGTTCAAATGTCAGACTGCGTAAGTGGGATTACACATGTAATTTGGTGGGTTAAGCATCTGGTAGTTGTACAACGTGAGCTGCTTGGGGAATGGTCCTGTGTATCTATGCATGAGCAACaatctaagattttttttattttttatttttttttagttagcaATACGAAGGAAGGATAAGGGGAGaggaaataatctcacatttgTTTATTCAAACATGGGCCCAAAAGATTAGGAAGTTTAGTTATTTCTCAACTAGAGAATTCTCAGCTAATGGGCCTAAAGGGCCAAACCTCAACCATGATTTCTTGTAATGGTTGGGCTTGAAAGCATTTCGTCAGCTTCAACTAGGCCCatcatttctttatattaaaaataaaaaatgttcaaatgtTGAGGTTTGGAATCTTTATAAAGACTGAGTAATAATATAGAAAACAACTCGGGACCCGTATATTCGTGGTGGTCACGTGGCTTTGTGATTTTCATAGAATAAGATTTATTGTATTATTGCCATCAAAGAAAATTATAAGAGAGAGTAGAGTATCCTCCCTCACGTGCATTCACGGTTAAATGGATAATAAACTGAACGactaaatagaagaaaaatacaattctatTATATTATATTCCTCATCGTAAAAGGGttattacaaaattttgtaCATTTAATCAACTAATGAGTAACTGTTCAAACAAAAAGACAGCAAATCTGCTGCTACTCCTTGGATTTTGGTAACCACCTCCACGCCGTGACCAAACCAGTTTGATCCCCAGTAAAAAAAAGTCCGAGTCCCTTTGGACCATGTAGGATAACTTTAACTTCTTGTTTGGCAAATAATCTGCCCCCATCATCGAATctacaacaacaataacaattcACTGCCAACtggaaaaggtaaagaaagagaatttgaaTCATGAATGAAAGAGGGTTTAGCGTACTCACGATGGCATTTCATACAACTGGACAGAATTGTTATTACAAGAGCAATACAAGGTTGGTTTGCCATTCCCATCCCTCATCCCGCAGAAAGCAACAACACCCTATTACACAAATTATGAAATTGGGTCCGTTAGTAGAATACTTCAACTACTATCAAAAACCTtgagcaaaagaaaaaatgaagaccAAGCAACAAATGCGCGTAAATATACAATTTAAGGATTGTGGTGCTTCAATAACTTACGTGTTCCTCAACGTGTGTATAGATTGCTTCCACGTGGCCCTCTTCATTCATAGCCCAAGCCTTTACTGTCCGGTCCAAAGAACCGGATAACAGATAATCCTCCCAACAAATAAGGGACGTCACAGTATCGGCATGACCATCCAGTGTCATAACACACTCTAAAGTTTTATGATCCCAAACCTATTAACACGAAATAGAGATAATATGAAGAGTGATAAAAGAAACAGTCAAGCAATTACTTATATCAACATTAAGTCAAATAgctttatcaaaatattttgcaAATGTTTACATAGTGAACCTCAATTAATCAAGTGAAGGAACACAATCATGATAGTCTCAATTGCTTCAAGTCCGAAAAATAATGGAATGATATAATTGCTTACACTATCTATGTTGCAAAGAAGATAAAAGTAATCAAATAACatacaattaataaataaataaagacacaAGGTCAGAGCACCAAGAACACTCAGTTAGAAGTAAATCTGACTTTTATGCTTGAAGCATCCAGAACAACTAAAAAGTAGTTCAATTTGCAGCTACCataagagaagagaaagaagcaaaataccatcatttttttaataaaaatcaaaagtgTCTCATCAAATCACTACTAATGAGAACAAAAGTTATAAGCGCAAttatttatcttcatcatgTACAAACTTACCCTTATTGTGTGGTCCTTAGAACCTGAATACAACCGCTCGCGTCCAACAGTTAAAGATACTACGTCTGATGTGTGTCCTTTAAGAGATGCGATGGGTTGGAAAGGGGAATTAGTTTCAGTAGTGCACTTCCACGCTAAAATAACACCATCCTGCGGTTACAAGTAATAATGAACCCTTTTAGAATTCaataatacaaatatgaaaaGTGCTGCAGAAGAATAGTGTGAAAAGTAAAGAGACGATAAATAAGGTGGTCAATCTTGCATGAATATCTAGGCACTACAGAGAATACAACCAAGAGACTCAAAATCCAAATCTAATTTGGTTTCGAGCATTATCATGATATTAGGTGATTTATGAAATTGCTTTGCATAAAATGAGTTACGTTGTTTctcaaacaacaaaatagatttaacatttataattaaaaaaaaattaatcccaaaaaacaaaaaagtcaaaaccaCTAACAAAATCAAATCTGATCGAGAATTTTAAGAAAGCAAATGTTAATATAGTGATTACCTGGCCTCCAGCAAAAAGCGTAATATCATCAGTTGTTGCCATGGCGTACACTTGACCAATCGGTCCATTGAGATCATATTCGGCACCTAACTCAGTGTTCAATGCCTGCAAACATCATCAAAAATGCTAGATTGAGCATAGATATCAAGCaatcatacaaaatattaacaactataagaaaattaaaacaataacaaaGCAAAACATATTGAGGGTATAGCTTACCTTAACAACATTAGGCATGCCAATGAACACCCAAACAGCTTCACTAATCATTGATCCTATATCGGCACCGAGTTCAATGACTTGAGCACATTGTCCTGTATGACAATCCCAAATCCGAACTGTTCTGTCACTGCTGCCTGTGTAAAGCTTGTTGTTTTTTTCAGGAAGTGCAATCCCTGTGACTGCCTGTTATCATAAAAGTCATAAATAAGGATTCTAAAAGATATtcaataaaaaccaaacaaatatacAGATTACATATACTCTATTTGTGGAGAAAAgatacaaaagtaaaaaaactcGCATGGAATGTTTTTATAGTTAGACTAGCTATCCCCGGCATTTCAATAGAACACACAAGAAACACAATATTAACACAGCCTTTACAGTCATGAGAATTAGTTGTTAATAAAAGGCTTGAAAAAGGTAATGATTTTACGTCAATAAATAGATTACAaatacttaaaagttaaatccaATTTTTACGCAAGCACTGTACCCAAATAGAATAATCTCTCCATTTTATGGAGTATTTTATCTTCTTCAACATTATACTATAATATCTAGCTAATACCAagagtactttttcttttcttttcttttctatttctatttttgatAAGTCCAGTAAACATCATTCaagaatattaaatataaatcGAAGAATATTATTAACCAGCATTAAGAGTGCATTAGAACTTTTTGTTATATGCCTAGAATGTTTCTTCCATATTTTATGACATCTTTTTTATccattttatttcttctctggctttccttttttttcgaATGCATGCTTTTCTAACTACAGCAATCATGTAGACAGTACAACCATACTTGTTTTTACGCCTCCTATGGTGTTTAAGATGAAAAAATTCTGCTTTCGAATGCTACTACTATTTCACACAGCCCCACAACAGCCCAAATTGTGGCTATTTCAAGCTATCTTCCCAATTTGCGCTTCTACAATTAACAACCCTCTAATGATTCAACTAAGATGTTATATCAACTGGAAATTTGAAAGTCAAATATGCAAGTAAAAGCAATATAACCTTCTGTTTTTTTCACATAAACTAAAATTGCTTATACAATTTTAGGTCATTGTAACATTCAAATACTAGAACAAACACATATCACTAAGCATAATCATAATGTCAAAATTGCAGATTAAAAGTTTggataatttattcaaaaatattaaaaatctttaatttttgaatgtttTCTCCATAACAAAGCATAATacaaaaggaaaaggaacaATTAACACAGTGCTACCTTTGTGTGCCCTTGAAGCCGAGCCAAGATCGATAACCCATCCGCATGAAACCAGGAATGCAGAGACTGACACTTATTGCCATCTATGCAGTTGCCATGCACCCAGGATTGACAAACATTTTGCTTAAGAACATCTTCAGATTTCTTAAGAACATCTTCAGATTTCGTAAGAACATCTTCAGATTTCGTAAGAACATCTTCTGTACTGTTGGAACCACTCTCCTCATTCTTCAAAGCTAAGTTCTTAGAAGTTCCCCTTTTGCAGTCTTTAGAACCAGCATCTTCTCGGGAATTTTCAACAGTAGTTTCCAAGAACCTTTTCAAAACCAATTTGTTCTTGGTCCTAATATAATTGGAGTTCTTTGTAGGGAGATCCTTCTGATTAGATGACTCCAAGTAGGACCCTTTCTTTGCACATGTGACTGGTAGTTCACTGTGAAGGAACCTACATGGGTTCCTGAGGCATTTACCATTACGCCAGAAGATGCAAACAGATTTGTTGTGAGAAATATCTGAAGGTTTTCTTCCCAGGCGATCAAAAACATAAGGCTTTCTTGCTGTCTTGACGTCCATCtatgaaacaaaaatacatGAAACGAAAGAATGAACAAACTGATCCACATAGTTGCgattcaaaacaaaacaaatatgtGTCTTCCATTGCAGAAGATCCAAAACAATCAGCAGACTGAGAAAACTGATTCACATAGAAGTCCTCCGCAGAAGATCAAAATCAATCAGCGGCCTTCAGTTCAGTAAAACCCCTCAAATCCGCATTCACCAAATTGGGCAAACTCAAAAGATATTATTGAAGAAAGTAAAACCAATATCCTTCATAATTTCACGCTTAGGGTTTCATATCCCGAGCTTAAACAAATCCTTGAGctgaaaattttctccaaagtCCAATCAAACTGAGTAAACCCCTCTGGAATAAAGCCCTAATTGATCCACTTCAAGTTTTAGGGCTTAATTTCCCAGATTTCGTCAAACCCTACCTTGAAAATTTCGAAACTCCGATCAAACAGGCAGTAAACGTTAGAGCTGAAAACTTTCCCAACTTTCCAAAGTCCAATCAAACTGAGTAAACGCCTCTGGAATAAAGCCCTAATTGATCCATTTCaagttttagggtttaatttcgCAGATTTCATCAAACCCTTCCTCGAAAATTTCGAAACTCCGATCAAACAGACAGAGTAAACCTTACATATCTAGAAAACTCCAAACCCCATAAAAGGATACATAATAACTGACtaatttttccctaaattcCGATCAACCCGAGAATAAAAAAAGATCTGTTAACGGCGCACAATCAAGGGGTTCGGCGTTTCCGCAAGTTTATTGCAGATAGAAAATATCACAGGACAAGCAAACCCTAAATATaaaaacctaagaaaataaaaccctaGCAAAACTTGGAGTTCCATAGGCGGGCAAGCAAACCTGAGACAGTGAGAGGAGCCGATCActgagagagcgagagaggcCGACCGcaccaaagagagagagtgttttCAGAGAAAGTGAGAAAGAGCGTTTCAATGACAATAAGAAGGATCGGAGTTTTGGCACCAACTGGAGGtacgtacatatatatacagGGAAGAGGGGTATTATTGGAAAGATTTTCCAATCCGAACCTTACGGACCAAGCTTCTATAAAGGCACGTAAGCCgaaattttagggaaaacactttttttaaaaaactagcGGTTGTATTGgcgtgcaaatttttttccctgtatttcgTAACATATCCGTAGTCGGTAATCCGACATTTTAGGGAAAGATAAGCTTTGTGCTGAAAACTGGCCGTTGCTAATTCGAATtctccaaactttttttttttttttttctcaccccTTGCAAAGTAAACCCCAATTTTGTGCGATGCATTCTCACAGCCACGAGCACTGATGGCTTCGGTGAGTTGTTGAGCGTGGCGGCCTCACGTGCTTGCTCttcctcttttctcttctccatgTTCTCGCTCTCTCGCGACAGCACCGACGGGATTGCTCTCCAGCTTTGTGGCTCAGTGGGGGTACTACATGGAATTCACAATGGGCTACAGAATGGAAACCCTTTTGGGCCAGGTCCAGGTAAAGTCCACTGCACGTGGACTGTTTGATGAAATGTCTTACTTGGCGAAagtaagaaaaaagacaaaactcCCGACTCTCTATAGTCTCTCTTCGTCTATACGTGAAAagatattttagtattttgcttGCGTTGTCCTCACACCCGTGCACATTATCGGTTATATCTTTCGTTTCTCGCGCGCTGAGAGGCTCGTACACATTTTCCCACTTGAAACTTCTCCTCCATGCATTCATGTAAGTCTAATCCTTCCCTCTTCTCTCACTGTGTCTATGCATTACAACTGTTCTACATTTGAATCGTGTTCTTAATTTTATGCTGATTCTTTCTGGGTAGTTTTCGTGTTGGATCAATATGTTAGTCTTGCTCTGTTTGTTGGTTTTTCTGGCGTTCACATCAATTCTGGGAGGTGTTTTTGCGAAATAGTACGCAGCATAAGCAGGAAAGACTTTCTGCACACACATGCCTATAGTGGGTTTTATGCTTATCCATTGTGAGCTTTTCAAGTAACACACTCACAGAGTCACACACTGTAAGGCACACAATAATGGATTTCATGGCAGCTTCACTTATTTTCTGCAttgtttttgttcatttttatagCATTCTGATTTCTTCCAAGACATGGCTTCTCATAATTATCCCACAAACAAGCACACATGCATTAAAGTTTCTAGAATTTATCTTCATTGGTTACCAGGTCATATTGCTTAAGGGGTtacttgagtttttttttttttttttttctttgcacgTGATTTTAAAAGCATTGTACTTGCGTTctcaaaacaataaataagaaTACTTTATTCATCTGTAAATCTTATAATAGTTAGACTTAAGAATATGGACATAATAAGGAGCTTCAATTTATATGAATTATGGTTTCTCATGCCACATGTTTGCTTTTTAGTTTGAGAGAGGTTTCGCAACCTCTTTTAATTCAGTTTGTGCAGCAAAGACCATTCCTTATATGGTTGTACTGTTGTTTCCTTTTATGACGTAATGGCTTTTGATGAAAAGTGTACATTGTGAGAACATGTCTGGGAGATTAAATTTGTGAACAATTTACCTcataaaaggaaataaattgtgAGGAAAATGTTTGGGAGAGAATATATTTGTGAACAATTTTATGAATCTTGAATGAAATTTTGTAGGTTGATTGTTGGCTGCCCATTTAGCTATATATTCATAGAACCAAGAATCTATAAGAGTAGTTTCAGATGCAAAGCCAAGAATTCAAGTGGTGAGGCTGTTGAAAAAGGCAAACGTGAAGGCCTTTATATTGACAAAGGTGGCAAATGGAGAAGATTTAATCCCAAGAAGTTGTCTAGGGAACGATGTAATGCAAAACTTTACACtcatatttatgtgcttcaAAGCATTCAAGTATTTGATGCATCATCATTTTACAGGCGGTTCTTTAAGAGGACGAGGATGGAAATATGGATCTGGTTTTGTTGATGGAATTTTTCCAGTACTGAGCCCCATTGCTCAGCAAATTTTGGGGTTTGCACAGAATGACCTGGATCCCAATAAACTCTGGGGTTCTCTTGACACTCTCCCAACCTCTCATACCACGTGGGATGATGTCATTAATGTAGTTGTTCAACTTCGTCTCAATAAACAGTGGGATTCAATTGTGCTGGTGAGAAATTAGTacctctttttattattttctaattactGACACAAAGACCCAGAAAAGAAAGTCTatagttgatttttttcttttctttgggtTTGGTTTTAGTTG
Coding sequences within it:
- the LOC132170945 gene encoding zinc finger CCCH domain-containing protein 48-like, producing MDVKTARKPYVFDRLGRKPSDISHNKSVCIFWRNGKCLRNPCRFLHSELPVTCAKKGSYLESSNQKDLPTKNSNYIRTKNKLVLKRFLETTVENSREDAGSKDCKRGTSKNLALKNEESGSNSTEDVLTKSEDVLTKSEDVLKKSEDVLKQNVCQSWVHGNCIDGNKCQSLHSWFHADGLSILARLQGHTKAVTGIALPEKNNKLYTGSSDRTVRIWDCHTGQCAQVIELGADIGSMISEAVWVFIGMPNVVKALNTELGAEYDLNGPIGQVYAMATTDDITLFAGGQDGVILAWKCTTETNSPFQPIASLKGHTSDVVSLTVGRERLYSGSKDHTIRVWDHKTLECVMTLDGHADTVTSLICWEDYLLSGSLDRTVKAWAMNEEGHVEAIYTHVEEHGVVAFCGMRDGNGKPTLYCSCNNNSVQLYEMPSFDDGGRLFAKQEVKVILHGPKGLGLFFTGDQTGLVTAWRWLPKSKE